The Pseudomonas chlororaphis subsp. piscium genome contains the following window.
TTCGATGACCTGCATCGCGCCCTGCCTGACCAGCATGCTGTGGTTGAAGTGCTCGGCGATGGCCACGAAGGCCCGGCGGATCTGTTCCTTGCCCCGGGCTTCCAGGCCCGGCTTGACCACCAGGGTGGCGTCCTCGGCGTAGAAATCCATCAGGCTGTCGAAGTCTTCGGCGGTGATGGCGCGGTCGGCGGCTTCGATCAGGGTTTTCAGCGGATGGGCCGGCATGGTCGCTCCTTGCGCTTTCAGTCGTGGATATAGAACGCCGTGCTGCCCAGGCGCTCGCCGTTGACCAGGATATGCAGCACATGGCGCCCGGGATAGTGGCGGCGGGTGG
Protein-coding sequences here:
- a CDS encoding YybH family protein — encoded protein: MPAHPLKTLIEAADRAITAEDFDSLMDFYAEDATLVVKPGLEARGKEQIRRAFVAIAEHFNHSMLVRQGAMQVIEGAGTALVIMHTLLDTLDRDGVASTLERRATYVFRHEPSGAWRCVIDNSYGTDLLDG